One region of Mycolicibacterium rhodesiae NBB3 genomic DNA includes:
- a CDS encoding helix-turn-helix domain-containing protein produces MTSMNGPSGRDSASGKRDSGASDGQPPRAQFLTVAEVASLMRVSKMTVYRLVHNGELPAVRVGRSFRVHAKAVHDMLESSYFDAG; encoded by the coding sequence ATGACGTCTATGAACGGGCCATCGGGGCGCGATTCGGCGAGCGGCAAGCGAGACAGCGGCGCTTCCGACGGCCAGCCGCCACGTGCTCAATTCCTCACCGTCGCGGAAGTGGCCAGTCTGATGCGGGTCAGCAAGATGACGGTATATCGGTTGGTGCACAACGGAGAGCTGCCCGCCGTGCGTGTCGGCCGTTCGTTCCGTGTACATGCCAAGGCTGTGCACGACATGCTCGAAAGTTCGTACTTCGACGCAGGCTGA
- a CDS encoding SDR family oxidoreductase, protein MDSEGRSSDGTVGYPKVVLVTGACRFLGGYLTARLAQNPLINHVIAVDAIAPSKDLLRRMGRAEFVRADIRNPFIGKVIRNGEVDTVVHAAAASYAPRAGGRAALKELNVMGAIQLFAACQKAPTVRRVIVKSTSEIYGSHPHDPVMFTEDSSARRPPGEGFARDSIDIEGYARGLGRRRPDITVTILRLANMIGPAMDTALSRYLSRPVVPTVSGHDARLQLLHEQDALGALERATIAGSSGAFNIGASGIMMMSQAIRRAGRLALPVPRSALSAVDSLWRATRYTEVDREQLDYLSYGRVMDTTRMRKVLGYNPKWTTVEAFDDYVRGRGLTPIIDPKWVRSVESRAVAVAQRWGR, encoded by the coding sequence ATGGATTCTGAGGGCCGTTCTTCAGACGGCACCGTCGGCTACCCCAAGGTTGTGCTGGTCACTGGGGCATGCCGGTTTCTCGGCGGGTATCTGACCGCACGGTTGGCTCAGAATCCCTTGATCAATCACGTGATCGCCGTCGATGCGATCGCCCCGAGCAAGGATCTGCTGCGCCGCATGGGCCGCGCCGAATTTGTGCGCGCCGACATCCGTAACCCCTTCATCGGCAAGGTAATCCGCAACGGCGAAGTCGACACCGTCGTGCATGCCGCCGCGGCGTCCTACGCGCCACGCGCCGGGGGCAGGGCAGCGCTCAAAGAGCTCAATGTCATGGGTGCCATCCAGCTGTTCGCCGCCTGCCAGAAGGCTCCGACGGTCCGGCGGGTGATCGTGAAGTCAACGTCGGAAATCTACGGTTCCCATCCGCACGACCCCGTGATGTTCACCGAGGACAGCAGCGCGCGGCGCCCACCTGGAGAGGGCTTCGCCCGCGACAGCATCGACATCGAGGGCTATGCGCGCGGGCTGGGCCGCCGCCGTCCCGACATCACGGTCACCATCCTCCGGCTGGCCAACATGATCGGCCCCGCCATGGACACCGCGCTTTCGCGGTATCTCTCGAGACCGGTGGTGCCGACGGTCAGCGGTCATGACGCGCGCCTACAGCTGCTGCACGAACAGGACGCGCTCGGCGCACTGGAACGCGCCACAATCGCGGGCAGTTCAGGCGCGTTCAACATCGGCGCCTCCGGAATCATGATGATGAGTCAGGCGATCCGGCGGGCAGGCCGCCTGGCCTTGCCGGTGCCCCGTTCCGCGTTGTCCGCTGTGGATTCGCTGTGGCGTGCAACTCGCTACACTGAGGTCGATCGCGAGCAGCTCGACTACTTGAGTTATGGGCGGGTCATGGACACCACGCGAATGCGTAAGGTCCTTGGCTACAACCCGAAGTGGACAACCGTGGAAGCCTTCGACGATTACGTCCGAGGTCGCGGGTTGACTCCGATCATCGACCCAAAGTGGGTACGCTCAGTGGAGAGCCGCGCCGTGGCAGTGGCGCAGCGGTGGGGAAGATAG
- the mshA gene encoding D-inositol-3-phosphate glycosyltransferase → MRPATDLSRAAGLPAPRPNVAGLPAPRPNVADLPAPRRVAVLSVHTSPLAQPGTGDAGGMNVYVLQSALQMAARGVEVEIFTRATSSADPPVVHVAPGVLVRNVVAGPFEGLDKYDLPTQLCAFTAGVLRAEATHEPGYYDIVHSHYWLSGQVGWLARDRWAVPLVHTAHTLAAVKNAALADGDSPEPPLRAVGEQQVVDESDRLIVNTEAEAHQLVSLHHADPARIDVVHPGVDLDLFTPGDKAAARAALGLRDEEQVLAFVGRIQPLKAPDVLLRAAARLTGRFPALRVLVAGGPSGSGLAAPESLIQLAAELGITAHVTFLPPQSRAQLVDVYRAADLVAVPSYSESFGLVAIEAQACGTPVVAAAVGGLPVAVRDGVTGTLVDGHDVGDWAHAIGALLDRGPETMRAAAVEHAATFSWAHTVDALLTSYGHAIADYRARHRTDVTVRRSGRRFTIRRGVRA, encoded by the coding sequence ACGGATCTGAGCCGTGCCGCCGGCCTTCCGGCTCCGCGGCCGAATGTCGCCGGCCTTCCGGCTCCGCGGCCGAATGTCGCCGACCTTCCGGCTCCGCGACGAGTAGCCGTCCTGTCGGTACACACGTCGCCGCTGGCGCAGCCCGGTACCGGCGACGCGGGCGGGATGAACGTCTACGTCCTGCAGAGCGCGCTGCAGATGGCCGCCCGCGGGGTCGAGGTGGAAATCTTCACCAGGGCTACGTCGTCGGCCGATCCGCCCGTCGTGCACGTGGCGCCGGGGGTGCTGGTCCGAAACGTCGTCGCGGGACCGTTCGAGGGGCTGGACAAGTACGACCTGCCCACCCAGCTGTGCGCGTTCACCGCGGGCGTGCTGCGCGCCGAGGCCACCCACGAACCTGGGTACTACGACATCGTCCATTCGCACTACTGGCTGTCCGGCCAGGTCGGCTGGCTGGCACGGGACCGATGGGCGGTGCCCCTGGTCCACACTGCGCACACCCTGGCCGCGGTGAAGAACGCGGCACTGGCCGACGGCGACTCACCCGAGCCACCGCTGCGCGCGGTCGGCGAGCAGCAGGTGGTCGACGAGTCCGACCGGCTCATTGTCAACACCGAAGCCGAAGCGCATCAACTGGTTTCGCTGCACCACGCCGATCCGGCGCGTATCGACGTCGTCCACCCCGGCGTCGACCTCGACCTGTTCACTCCGGGTGACAAGGCAGCGGCACGCGCTGCACTCGGGCTGCGTGACGAGGAACAAGTGCTGGCGTTCGTGGGACGTATCCAACCGCTGAAGGCGCCCGACGTACTGCTGCGTGCGGCGGCCCGGTTGACCGGACGCTTTCCTGCGCTGCGGGTGCTGGTGGCCGGCGGACCGTCGGGCAGCGGGCTGGCCGCACCCGAGTCGTTGATTCAGTTGGCGGCAGAACTAGGTATCACCGCACACGTGACCTTCCTGCCGCCGCAATCGCGGGCACAACTCGTCGATGTCTACCGGGCGGCCGATCTGGTTGCCGTGCCGAGCTATTCGGAATCGTTCGGCCTCGTCGCGATCGAGGCGCAGGCCTGCGGTACTCCCGTCGTGGCTGCCGCGGTCGGTGGCCTGCCCGTCGCCGTGCGCGACGGGGTGACCGGCACGCTGGTCGACGGCCACGATGTCGGCGACTGGGCGCACGCCATCGGCGCACTGCTCGACCGCGGACCCGAGACGATGCGCGCGGCCGCCGTCGAACACGCCGCCACGTTCTCGTGGGCACACACCGTCGATGCACTGCTCACCAGTTACGGACACGCGATCGCCGACTACCGTGCACGTCACCGCACGGACGTGACCGTGCGGCGCAGCGGGCGGCGCTTCACGATCCGCCGCGGGGTGCGTGCGTGA
- a CDS encoding thioesterase family protein yields MGSSTLFTDAMKLTPAGDGVYDGVLNEHWTIGEKVHGGAMLALCANAARTEHGEDVQPIAISGNFLWAPDPGPMRLTTTVRKRGRRVSLIDVELHQGDRTGDERSREEQKVAVRASVTLGEPEHHVPPLLSVNPVIPLMQPEPPPGLEPIGPGHRMADIVHLAHGCDIRPSLTTMEPRSDGGPPVIEYWVRPKGVAPDVLFALLCGDVSAPVTFGVNRFGWAPTVQLTAYLRALPADGWLRVLCTTVQIGQDWFDEDHIVVDSEGRIIVQSRQLAMVPPAA; encoded by the coding sequence ATGGGAAGCTCGACCCTGTTCACCGATGCGATGAAGCTGACCCCAGCGGGTGACGGCGTGTATGACGGTGTGCTGAACGAGCATTGGACGATCGGCGAAAAGGTGCACGGCGGAGCGATGCTGGCGCTGTGCGCCAACGCTGCGCGCACCGAGCATGGGGAAGACGTTCAGCCGATTGCGATCTCGGGCAACTTCCTGTGGGCGCCGGATCCCGGTCCGATGCGGTTGACGACGACTGTGCGCAAGCGGGGCCGTCGCGTCAGCCTCATCGACGTCGAACTCCACCAAGGTGACAGGACGGGCGATGAGCGCTCGCGCGAAGAGCAGAAGGTCGCGGTGCGGGCGTCGGTGACGTTGGGGGAGCCCGAGCATCACGTGCCTCCGCTGCTTTCGGTCAATCCCGTCATCCCGCTGATGCAGCCGGAACCGCCGCCCGGGCTGGAGCCGATCGGGCCCGGCCACCGGATGGCTGACATCGTCCACCTCGCGCACGGCTGCGACATCCGCCCGTCGCTGACCACCATGGAGCCCCGCTCCGACGGCGGCCCGCCGGTGATCGAGTACTGGGTGCGGCCGAAGGGGGTGGCGCCCGACGTGCTGTTCGCGCTGCTGTGCGGCGATGTGTCGGCTCCGGTGACGTTCGGCGTCAACCGGTTCGGTTGGGCGCCCACCGTGCAGCTGACCGCCTATCTGAGGGCACTGCCGGCCGACGGCTGGCTGCGGGTGCTGTGTACGACGGTGCAGATCGGTCAGGACTGGTTCGACGAGGACCACATCGTCGTCGACAGCGAGGGCCGCATCATCGTGCAGAGCCGGCAGTTGGCGATGGTGCCGCCCGCTGCGTGA
- a CDS encoding sensor histidine kinase, whose amino-acid sequence MSVVSTVLLTVLVALLTLVTGVALGAGLGPRLTERRQRRATAQSGITVSQMLAHVVSQSPVGIVVVDTHRDVVYTNDRARELGLVRDRLLDDRAWLAAERTLNTGEDGEVDLSPRKRAHPGRSGLSVRGHVRLLTEQDRRFAVVYVDDQSEHARMEATRRDFVANVSHELKTPVGAMGVLAEAVLASADDPDTVRRFAEKMLAESSRLANMVGELIELSRLQGAEPLPDLESVDVDTVVAEALSRYKVAADNSDIAITTDAPTGYRVLGDQPLLVTAIANLVSNAIAYSPNGSAVSISRRRRGDNIEIAVTDRGIGIARTDQERVFERFFRVDKARSRATGGTGLGLAIVKHVAANHNGSIRLWSQPGTGSTFTLSIPAYPQGEDDLEMHVERED is encoded by the coding sequence GTGAGTGTGGTATCGACGGTGCTGCTTACAGTGCTGGTCGCGCTGCTCACCCTCGTGACCGGGGTGGCGCTCGGGGCGGGGTTGGGACCTCGCCTGACCGAGCGCAGGCAGCGGCGTGCGACCGCGCAGTCCGGCATCACGGTCTCCCAGATGCTCGCTCATGTCGTGTCGCAGTCGCCGGTCGGGATCGTCGTGGTCGACACCCATCGCGACGTGGTCTACACCAACGACCGGGCCCGTGAGCTGGGCCTGGTGCGCGACCGACTGCTCGACGACCGGGCCTGGCTGGCCGCCGAACGCACGCTGAACACCGGTGAGGACGGCGAGGTCGACCTCTCGCCGCGCAAGCGGGCCCACCCCGGACGCTCCGGGTTGTCGGTCCGCGGCCACGTCCGCCTGCTGACCGAGCAGGACCGCCGGTTCGCGGTCGTCTACGTCGACGACCAGTCCGAGCATGCCCGGATGGAGGCGACCCGTCGCGACTTCGTCGCCAACGTCAGCCACGAACTGAAGACCCCCGTGGGCGCCATGGGTGTCCTCGCGGAGGCGGTGCTGGCATCCGCCGACGACCCCGACACGGTGCGCAGGTTCGCCGAGAAGATGCTGGCCGAGTCCAGCCGGCTGGCCAACATGGTCGGCGAACTGATCGAGTTGTCGCGGCTGCAGGGCGCCGAACCGCTGCCCGATCTGGAATCCGTCGACGTCGACACCGTGGTGGCCGAGGCCCTTTCGCGGTACAAGGTGGCCGCCGACAACTCCGACATCGCGATCACCACCGACGCCCCGACCGGCTATCGCGTGCTCGGCGACCAGCCGCTGTTGGTCACCGCGATCGCCAACCTGGTGTCCAACGCCATCGCCTACTCGCCCAACGGTTCCGCGGTGTCGATCAGCAGACGCCGCCGCGGCGACAACATCGAGATCGCCGTGACCGACCGCGGTATCGGTATCGCCCGCACGGATCAGGAGCGGGTGTTCGAACGGTTCTTCCGCGTCGACAAGGCGCGGTCCCGGGCCACCGGCGGCACCGGGCTCGGATTGGCGATCGTCAAACACGTCGCCGCCAATCACAACGGATCCATCCGGCTGTGGAGTCAGCCGGGCACGGGATCGACGTTCACCCTGTCGATTCCGGCATACCCCCAGGGTGAGGATGACCTAGAAATGCACGTCGAACGAGAGGACTAG
- a CDS encoding 30S ribosomal protein bS22 → MGSVIKKRRKRMSKKKHRKLLRRTRVQRRKLGK, encoded by the coding sequence ATGGGTTCAGTCATCAAGAAGCGGCGCAAGCGTATGTCGAAGAAGAAGCACCGCAAGCTGCTTCGTCGCACCAGGGTTCAGCGCAGAAAACTCGGCAAGTAG
- a CDS encoding YbjN domain-containing protein → MSTAQEIIEQTCKENGLEFSRHEGARGGLPGIIVELPGERRLKTNTILSIGEHSVRVEAFVCRKPDENHEGVYRFLLKRNRRLYGVAYTLDNVGDIYLVGRMALASVTSDEIDRVLGQVLEAVDADFNTLLELGFRSSIQKEWEWRVSRGESLKNLQAFAHLIDDDDDEDDSGPSD, encoded by the coding sequence GTGAGCACCGCCCAGGAGATCATCGAGCAGACCTGCAAGGAGAACGGCCTGGAATTCAGCCGCCACGAGGGTGCGCGCGGCGGACTGCCGGGCATCATCGTCGAACTGCCCGGCGAGCGGCGGCTGAAGACCAACACGATCCTGTCGATCGGCGAACACTCGGTGCGCGTCGAGGCCTTCGTCTGCCGTAAGCCCGACGAGAACCACGAGGGTGTCTACCGGTTTCTGCTGAAGCGCAACCGGCGCCTCTACGGGGTCGCCTACACCCTCGACAACGTCGGCGACATCTACCTCGTCGGCCGGATGGCGCTGGCGTCGGTCACCTCCGACGAGATCGACCGGGTACTCGGTCAGGTGCTCGAAGCCGTCGACGCGGACTTCAACACGTTGCTGGAGTTGGGTTTTCGGTCGTCGATCCAGAAAGAGTGGGAGTGGCGGGTGTCGCGGGGTGAGTCGCTGAAGAATTTGCAGGCCTTCGCGCACCTCATCGATGATGACGACGACGAGGACGACTCGGGGCCGTCCGACTAG
- a CDS encoding Ppx/GppA phosphatase family protein yields MRLGVLDVGSNTVHLLVVDARRGGHPTPMSSTKASLRLAESIDSNGKLTRKGADKLIGTLDEFSKIAASSGCAELMAFATSAVRDAKNSEELLARVHAETGVALQVLTGVDESRLTFLAVRRWYGWSAGRIINIDIGGGSLELSNGVDEEPEVALSLPLGAGRLTREWLPDDPPGRRRVAMLREWLATELADAGAEMLKAGAPDLTVATSKTFRSLARLTGAAPSGAGPRVKRTLTATGLRQLIAFISRMTAADRAELEGVSAERAPQIVAGALVAEASMKALDIESVDICPWALREGLILRKLDSEADGTALVETSVQRR; encoded by the coding sequence GTGCGATTAGGCGTGCTGGATGTCGGCAGCAATACAGTCCATCTTCTGGTGGTCGACGCACGCCGAGGTGGGCATCCGACGCCGATGAGTTCGACCAAGGCCTCGCTGCGCCTGGCGGAGTCGATCGACAGCAACGGCAAGCTCACTCGCAAAGGCGCTGACAAGTTGATCGGCACGCTCGACGAGTTCTCCAAGATCGCGGCGAGCTCGGGTTGCGCCGAGTTGATGGCCTTCGCCACCTCGGCCGTCCGCGATGCGAAGAACTCCGAAGAACTGCTCGCCCGGGTGCACGCCGAGACCGGGGTGGCGCTGCAGGTGCTCACCGGCGTCGACGAGTCCAGGCTGACGTTCCTGGCCGTGCGGCGCTGGTACGGCTGGAGCGCGGGTCGCATCATCAACATCGACATCGGCGGCGGGTCGCTGGAGTTGTCGAACGGCGTTGACGAGGAACCCGAGGTGGCGCTGTCGTTGCCGCTCGGCGCGGGTCGGCTGACCCGCGAGTGGCTGCCCGACGACCCGCCGGGGCGCCGCCGCGTGGCGATGCTGCGCGAATGGCTGGCCACCGAGTTGGCTGACGCGGGCGCCGAGATGCTGAAGGCAGGGGCTCCGGACCTGACCGTCGCGACGTCCAAGACGTTCCGGTCGCTGGCCCGCCTCACCGGTGCAGCGCCCTCCGGCGCTGGTCCACGGGTCAAGCGCACGCTCACGGCGACCGGGTTGAGGCAGCTCATAGCATTCATCTCTAGGATGACCGCGGCTGACCGTGCGGAGCTGGAAGGGGTGAGTGCAGAGCGGGCGCCGCAGATCGTGGCCGGCGCCTTGGTAGCTGAAGCCAGCATGAAAGCCCTAGATATCGAAAGCGTGGATATCTGCCCTTGGGCATTGCGAGAAGGGCTGATTCTGCGGAAACTCGACAGCGAGGCCGATGGAACCGCCTTGGTTGAGACGAGTGTGCAGCGACGCTGA
- a CDS encoding sugar phosphate isomerase/epimerase family protein, with the protein MRPAIKVGLSTASVYPLRTEAAFEYAATLGYDGVELMVWAETVSQDIDAIAELSERYEMPVLSVHAPCLLISQRVWGANPIPKLERSVRAAEQLGAQTVVVHPPFRWQRRYAEGFSEQVADLEASSDVMVAVENMFPFRADRFFGAGQTSIERMRKRGGKPGPGISAFAPSFDPLDGNHAHYTLDLSHTATAGTDALDMARRMGDGLVHLHLCDGSGASTDEHLVPGRGTQPTVEVCEMLAASDFSGHVILEVTTSGARSAGEREALLAESLQFARANLLR; encoded by the coding sequence GTGCGCCCCGCAATCAAGGTCGGTCTTTCGACGGCCTCGGTATACCCGCTGAGGACCGAGGCCGCCTTCGAGTACGCCGCGACGCTCGGCTACGACGGCGTCGAGTTGATGGTGTGGGCCGAGACCGTCTCTCAAGACATCGACGCGATCGCGGAGCTGTCCGAGCGGTACGAGATGCCTGTGTTGTCGGTGCACGCACCGTGCCTGCTGATCTCGCAGCGGGTGTGGGGCGCCAATCCGATACCGAAACTGGAGCGCAGCGTGCGTGCCGCCGAGCAGCTCGGCGCCCAGACCGTGGTGGTCCATCCACCGTTTCGGTGGCAGCGGCGGTACGCCGAAGGCTTCAGCGAGCAGGTCGCTGACCTGGAGGCGTCCAGCGACGTGATGGTCGCGGTGGAGAACATGTTTCCGTTCCGCGCCGATCGCTTCTTCGGTGCGGGCCAGACGTCGATCGAGCGGATGCGCAAGCGCGGGGGTAAACCCGGACCCGGGATCTCGGCGTTCGCACCGTCATTCGACCCGTTGGACGGTAACCACGCCCACTACACGCTCGATCTGTCGCATACTGCGACCGCGGGCACCGATGCGCTGGACATGGCGCGCAGGATGGGTGACGGCCTCGTGCACCTGCATCTGTGTGACGGCAGCGGTGCGTCGACCGACGAACATCTGGTCCCCGGTCGCGGCACGCAGCCGACCGTCGAGGTCTGCGAAATGCTTGCGGCGAGCGACTTCTCCGGCCACGTGATCCTCGAGGTCACCACATCGGGAGCGCGGTCTGCCGGGGAGCGCGAGGCGCTTCTGGCCGAATCGCTGCAATTCGCCCGCGCAAATCTGTTGCGCTGA
- the proC gene encoding pyrroline-5-carboxylate reductase: MTRIAIIGGGSMGEALLSGMLRAGRQVKDLVVAEKDDTRAKYLADTYSVLVSTVGDAVDTATYVIVAVKPFDVEGLVAEIADAAAKAETDTAEKVFVTVAAGVTAGFYENKLPAGSPVIRVMPNAPVVVGGGVSALAPGRFATKEHLKEVSAIFDAVGGVLTVPESQLDAVTAVSGSGPAYFFLMVEALVDAGVAAGLPRSVSTDLVVQTMAGSAAMLLERLDEAKPAGDAALGTAIDTTAAQLRATVTSPGGTTAAGLRELERGGLRAAVASAVEAAKTRSEQLGITSE, encoded by the coding sequence ATGACCAGAATCGCGATCATCGGTGGCGGGAGTATGGGCGAGGCGCTGCTGTCCGGCATGCTGCGCGCCGGACGGCAGGTCAAGGACCTGGTGGTCGCGGAGAAGGACGACACCCGAGCGAAGTATCTGGCCGACACGTACTCGGTGCTGGTCTCCACTGTCGGCGATGCGGTCGACACCGCCACCTACGTGATCGTCGCGGTCAAGCCGTTCGATGTCGAGGGTCTGGTCGCCGAGATCGCCGATGCCGCCGCGAAGGCCGAAACCGACACTGCCGAAAAGGTTTTCGTGACGGTCGCTGCCGGCGTCACGGCGGGGTTCTACGAGAACAAGCTGCCCGCGGGGTCGCCGGTCATCCGGGTGATGCCCAACGCACCGGTCGTCGTAGGCGGCGGGGTGAGTGCGCTGGCGCCCGGTAGGTTCGCGACCAAGGAGCACCTCAAGGAGGTGTCGGCGATCTTCGACGCGGTCGGCGGCGTGCTCACCGTCCCCGAGTCGCAGCTTGACGCGGTCACCGCGGTGTCCGGATCGGGTCCGGCCTATTTCTTCCTCATGGTCGAGGCCCTGGTGGATGCCGGCGTCGCGGCGGGTCTGCCGCGGTCGGTCTCGACTGATCTCGTCGTGCAAACCATGGCTGGTTCGGCCGCGATGTTGCTGGAGCGCCTCGATGAGGCCAAGCCGGCAGGCGATGCGGCGCTGGGGACGGCGATCGACACCACGGCCGCGCAGCTGCGCGCGACTGTTACCTCGCCTGGGGGTACCACGGCCGCTGGTCTGCGAGAACTCGAACGGGGCGGTTTGCGGGCAGCGGTGGCCTCGGCGGTGGAAGCCGCAAAAACACGGTCTGAGCAGCTAGGAATTACATCCGAGTAG
- a CDS encoding phosphoglyceromutase: MGDSTLILLRHGESEWNAKNLFTGWVDVDLTDKGRAEALRAGELISALDRQPDVLYTSLLRRAITTANLALDAADRHWIPVHRDWRLNERHYGALQGLNKAETKDKYGEEQFMAWRRSYDTPPPPIEAGSTYSQDRDPRYADIGGGPLTECLKDVVERFVPYFEGTIVPDLQAGKTVLIAAHGNSLRALVKYLDQMSDDDVVGLNIPTGIPLRYDLDSDLKPKVAGGTYLDPEAAAAGAAAVAAQGAK; encoded by the coding sequence ATGGGAGACTCCACGCTGATCCTGCTCCGTCACGGCGAGAGTGAGTGGAACGCGAAGAACCTGTTCACCGGTTGGGTAGACGTCGACCTCACCGACAAGGGCAGGGCCGAGGCGTTGCGCGCGGGCGAATTGATCTCCGCTCTCGACCGCCAGCCCGACGTGCTGTACACGTCACTGCTGCGCCGGGCGATCACCACGGCGAACCTGGCACTCGACGCGGCCGACCGGCACTGGATTCCGGTGCACCGGGACTGGCGGCTCAATGAGCGCCACTACGGCGCGCTGCAGGGCCTGAACAAGGCCGAGACGAAGGACAAGTACGGCGAGGAACAGTTCATGGCTTGGCGGCGCAGTTACGACACGCCGCCGCCGCCGATCGAGGCAGGCAGCACGTACAGCCAGGACCGCGACCCGCGCTATGCCGATATCGGTGGGGGGCCGCTGACCGAATGCCTCAAGGACGTCGTCGAGCGGTTTGTGCCGTATTTCGAGGGCACGATCGTGCCCGATCTGCAGGCGGGTAAGACCGTGCTGATCGCAGCACACGGCAACTCGCTGCGGGCGCTGGTGAAGTATCTGGATCAAATGTCCGATGACGACGTGGTCGGCCTGAACATCCCCACCGGCATCCCGCTTCGCTATGACCTGGACTCCGACCTCAAGCCCAAGGTCGCCGGCGGCACCTACCTGGACCCCGAGGCCGCGGCCGCAGGGGCGGCCGCGGTCGCTGCACAGGGTGCGAAGTAG
- a CDS encoding YciI family protein, producing MSLFFFRLNPPREDFAQTMTPAEEQAMAAHQAYWQQLLADGRVVVYGPVADPEGVWGLGVLRAADRAEVLALAENDPSVTAGVNTFDVFEIMGS from the coding sequence ATGAGCCTGTTCTTCTTCCGATTGAACCCACCACGCGAGGACTTCGCGCAGACCATGACGCCCGCCGAAGAGCAGGCCATGGCCGCCCACCAGGCGTACTGGCAACAGCTGCTGGCCGACGGACGGGTCGTGGTCTACGGTCCGGTCGCCGACCCCGAAGGCGTGTGGGGCCTGGGTGTGCTGCGCGCAGCCGACCGCGCCGAGGTATTGGCCCTCGCCGAGAACGACCCGTCGGTCACCGCGGGCGTCAACACCTTCGACGTGTTCGAGATCATGGGTAGTTAA
- the regX gene encoding two-component sensory transduction protein RegX, with the protein MTSVLIVEDEESLADPLAFLLRKEGFEATVVADGPSALAEFERAGADIVLLDLMLPGMSGTDVCKQLRSRSSVPVIMVTARDSEIDKVVGLELGADDYVTKPYSARELIARIRAVLRRGNDNDDAGIGDGVLEAGPVRMDVERHVVSVNGDSITLPLKEFDLLEYLMRNSGRVLTRGQLIDRVWGADYVGDTKTLDVHVKRLRSKIEADPANPVHLVTVRGLGYKLEG; encoded by the coding sequence ATGACCAGCGTGTTGATCGTGGAGGACGAGGAGTCCTTGGCCGATCCCCTGGCCTTTCTCCTGCGCAAGGAGGGCTTCGAGGCCACCGTGGTGGCCGACGGGCCGTCGGCCCTGGCCGAGTTCGAGCGGGCCGGTGCCGACATCGTCCTGTTGGACCTGATGCTGCCGGGGATGAGCGGCACCGATGTGTGTAAGCAATTGCGTTCGCGCTCAAGCGTTCCCGTCATCATGGTGACGGCGCGCGACAGCGAGATCGACAAGGTGGTCGGTCTCGAGCTGGGGGCCGACGACTACGTCACAAAGCCGTACTCGGCGCGCGAGCTGATTGCGCGTATCCGCGCGGTGTTGCGGCGCGGCAACGACAACGACGACGCCGGGATCGGCGACGGTGTGCTGGAGGCAGGGCCGGTGCGCATGGATGTCGAGCGGCACGTCGTGTCGGTCAACGGCGATTCGATCACGCTGCCGCTCAAGGAATTCGACCTGCTCGAGTACCTGATGCGCAACAGCGGACGGGTGCTCACCCGTGGTCAGCTCATCGATCGCGTATGGGGCGCCGACTACGTCGGCGATACGAAAACCCTTGACGTGCATGTGAAACGGCTGCGATCGAAGATCGAGGCCGACCCCGCCAATCCGGTGCACCTGGTCACGGTTCGCGGGTTGGGCTACAAGCTCGAGGGGTAG